The Candidatus Neomarinimicrobiota bacterium nucleotide sequence CGTCATAGGAGAAATGGATATTCTCAAAACGTATGGCATCAGTGAAATCGCTCACTTCCTTGGCGTCTTCCGCGTCCGCAATCGAACGGGGTGAATCCAACAGGGAGAAAACCCGTTCCGCCGAAGCGAGTGCTGTCTGAATTTCTGTGTTCACCGTGTTCATTCGTTTGATGGGATTCAAAACGGAAAACAGGATCAAAATGAATCGTATGAAATCCTCAGGGTCCATCGACTGATGCAAAAGGACATCCCTCCCCCCTATCCAGAGCAGAATGACACCCATGGTCACGCCAATCACCTCCGTCACCGGAGTTGAAGCATACCGAAGGCCGTACTGTCGCCTTTGAAGCTTGTAAAATCTGGCCGTTTCCCTCCTGAACTTCCTCCGTTCAACCTTCTCCATAACAAAGGCCTTCACGATTCTTATGGAACTCAGCGTTTCCTGAAGGATGGAGACTATGCCGGAAATCTGTCTTGAGGACCGCATTGCCTTCCTGCGGATACTTCGACCCACAAAAACGATAAGGATCCCTGCAATTGGAAGAATCAGACAGGCCGCAAGAGCCAGCTTCCAGTTGATCACGAACAGGAGTGCCGTGAAGGTGAGAATATTGATGGGCTCCACCAGCAGTTTGTGAAAACTAACCGCCAGAGACTGACGAATCGCTGCCACATCGTTTAAGACAATTGAGGTAAGCTCCCCGGACTTTTTCTTGTCGAAAAAGGACAACGATAATGATGTCAAATGGTCAAACAGCTTGTTACGCAGGTCCATAATGATCCGAAATTGGACCAGACCGGCCAGCAGATTCTTGAGGTAGAGGAACAGATTCTTCAACAAGAAGGTCAGGAAGATGGCCAGACAGAGCGCCTTGAGCGTCTCTGTGGCTCCTTCTTTCAAAATGAATCTGTTGGTCCACATCTTAAGGGTGTCATTCGGAGATCTGTCCGTAGCCGATTCCAGAAGGGACTGATTCTGAACCAGCGTGTCATGGTCCGTCAGAATGTTGTTGATAAAGGACGCAGTCACCCATATGGACAGGGAATTGAAGAAGACAAAGATAAGGGATGCGGCAATAGAGACGACAATGATATGCCAGTAAGGTCGAGCCAGGTTGAGGACTCTTCTATACATTTACAGATTTATCTCCTTTCCGTCGCTTTTTGGGAAAGATAAACCATCTTCCTGTGAGGGATGTCGGCCTCGTAGAACTGATCACCAACGCAGGAGAAACCGTACTTTTCATAGAATGATATCACATTGGACTGAGCATGCAAATAGATTTGATCTGCTCCCTTCACTTGTTCAAGGACAAACATGACCAGACTTTTTCCGATCCCTCTCCCCCTCAGCGATTTAGGGACTGCAAACCTCTCAAGCTTTGTCCCTGACTTCGTGTAACGCCACCTGGCGGTTCCGGCAGGTTCACCGTTAAGAAAAGCGAGTACGTGGGTGGCCGATTCGTCGTAATCATCCATCTCAATTTCCAGAGGCACTGATTGCTCGTCGATGAAAACGGCCCGCCGAATGGCCTTGGCCTGCTCAAGTTCCTCAGCTGTTGTCAGAATCTTCGTACTTAGTCTGTGGGAGATCTCTTCTTTAGAGGACGGCCCTTTCATGCTACTTCAGGTATGTTACCCAATAAATCTATTACTCCGAAAGGAAGAATTCATTATTTTTACTCCTGAGCATGAGAATAGGAAAAAGACAACTGATCGTCATTGGAGACAGGGTTCTGATAAAACCCGATGAGTCCGCCGAAAAGTCCCCGGCAGGACTTTATCTTCCCCCAACGGTCAGGGAGAAAGAGGATGTCTGGGGTGGTGTTGTGGTGGAAGTTGGACCCGGCATTCCCCTATCGGAACCGAGTAA carries:
- a CDS encoding ABC transporter ATP-binding protein, encoding MYRRVLNLARPYWHIIVVSIAASLIFVFFNSLSIWVTASFINNILTDHDTLVQNQSLLESATDRSPNDTLKMWTNRFILKEGATETLKALCLAIFLTFLLKNLFLYLKNLLAGLVQFRIIMDLRNKLFDHLTSLSLSFFDKKKSGELTSIVLNDVAAIRQSLAVSFHKLLVEPINILTFTALLFVINWKLALAACLILPIAGILIVFVGRSIRRKAMRSSRQISGIVSILQETLSSIRIVKAFVMEKVERRKFRRETARFYKLQRRQYGLRYASTPVTEVIGVTMGVILLWIGGRDVLLHQSMDPEDFIRFILILFSVLNPIKRMNTVNTEIQTALASAERVFSLLDSPRSIADAEDAKEVSDFTDAIRFENIHFSYDGTQERILDDVSFEINKGEVVAVVGKSGAGKSTIADLIPRFYDVESGTISLDGLDIREIRLQSLRQLMGIVPQETILFNDTIGNNISYGDHEREMEKLRHVAKAANALHFIEAQPDGFHTFIGDRGVKLSGGQRQRIAIARALLKNPPILILDEATSSLDTESEKKVQEAIDRLMKDRTVFVIAHRLSTVVNADKIIVLDKGKVVETGTHEELMKNDGLYQSLYDIQYSQSDTR
- a CDS encoding GNAT family N-acetyltransferase, yielding MKGPSSKEEISHRLSTKILTTAEELEQAKAIRRAVFIDEQSVPLEIEMDDYDESATHVLAFLNGEPAGTARWRYTKSGTKLERFAVPKSLRGRGIGKSLVMFVLEQVKGADQIYLHAQSNVISFYEKYGFSCVGDQFYEADIPHRKMVYLSQKATERR
- a CDS encoding co-chaperone GroES family protein; amino-acid sequence: MRIGKRQLIVIGDRVLIKPDESAEKSPAGLYLPPTVREKEDVWGGVVVEVGPGIPLSEPSNVEEEPWKTDTTNVKYVPTQVETGDYALFLKKASVEIKFEEKKFLLVPQAAILVLVREQLT